A section of the Pedobacter sp. HDW13 genome encodes:
- a CDS encoding shikimate dehydrogenase: MKTYGLIGYPLSHSFSKKYFTEKFLNEGVADHQYELFPIEDIKSLPDLLSENPALCGLNVTIPHKVNVLCYLNEVEEAADKIGAVNCISIKSFEGKNYLKGYNTDAYGFEASLTPLLEPQHTKALVFGDGGAAKAVKYVLEKLNIEYQIVVRKAVEGAILYSDITPEILTSHKLLINTTPLGMSPNVDTFPDIDYSLLGSKHLAYDLVYNPLETAFLIKAAAGGAKVKNGLEMLHQQAEKAWAIWNK, from the coding sequence ATGAAAACTTACGGCTTAATCGGATATCCACTCTCTCACTCTTTCTCTAAAAAATATTTTACCGAAAAGTTTTTAAATGAGGGGGTTGCCGATCATCAATATGAGCTTTTTCCTATCGAAGATATCAAATCGCTACCTGATTTATTAAGTGAAAATCCTGCACTTTGTGGCTTAAATGTAACTATCCCGCATAAGGTAAATGTTCTTTGCTATTTAAACGAGGTAGAGGAAGCTGCCGATAAAATTGGTGCGGTTAACTGTATTTCCATTAAAAGTTTTGAAGGGAAAAACTATTTAAAGGGTTATAACACCGATGCTTATGGTTTTGAAGCGTCGTTAACACCTTTATTAGAACCTCAGCATACCAAAGCACTGGTTTTTGGTGATGGAGGCGCAGCTAAGGCTGTAAAGTATGTTTTAGAAAAGTTAAATATCGAATATCAGATAGTGGTGCGTAAAGCAGTTGAAGGGGCCATTTTATATTCGGATATCACACCTGAAATTTTAACTTCACATAAATTATTAATCAACACAACGCCGTTGGGCATGTCGCCAAATGTAGATACCTTTCCTGATATCGATTACAGTTTGTTGGGGTCTAAGCATTTGGCTTACGATCTGGTTTACAATCCGCTAGAAACGGCATTTCTGATTAAGGCTGCGGCCGGTGGGGCAAAAGTTAAAAACGGACTGGAAATGTTGCATCAGCAGGCAGAAAAAGCCTGGGCCATCTGGAATAAATAA
- a CDS encoding phosphosulfolactate synthase — MNYPLLNVPERPAKPRQKGLTMVMDKGLSLRQVEDFIDVAGVHTDIVKLGWATSHVTPNLKEKLALYKSAGIPTYFGGTLFEAFIIRNQFSDYQRVLDQYGMEYAEVSDGSIEIEHDKKCAYISELAKQVTVISEVGSKDAAKIFAPYKWIKLMQAEIEAGSWKVIAEAREGGNVGIYRGSGEVREGLVDEILTQIPEETIIWEAPQKEQQVWFIKLIGANVNLGNIAPAEVIPLETIRLGLRGDTFDHFLNLGK, encoded by the coding sequence ATGAATTATCCATTATTAAACGTTCCCGAACGTCCAGCTAAACCACGCCAAAAAGGCTTAACAATGGTTATGGATAAGGGATTAAGCCTGCGCCAGGTTGAAGATTTTATTGACGTTGCAGGCGTACATACAGATATCGTAAAATTGGGTTGGGCTACCTCACATGTAACACCAAACCTTAAAGAAAAGTTAGCTTTATATAAAAGTGCAGGTATTCCGACCTATTTTGGCGGAACACTATTTGAAGCATTCATTATTCGTAATCAGTTTTCAGATTACCAGCGTGTGCTCGATCAGTACGGAATGGAGTATGCCGAGGTTTCGGATGGTTCTATTGAAATTGAGCACGATAAAAAGTGCGCTTATATTAGCGAACTGGCCAAACAGGTAACCGTAATTTCGGAAGTGGGTAGTAAAGATGCTGCCAAAATATTTGCCCCATACAAGTGGATTAAATTGATGCAGGCAGAAATCGAAGCTGGCTCATGGAAAGTTATTGCCGAAGCACGCGAAGGTGGTAATGTAGGTATTTACCGCGGAAGCGGCGAGGTACGCGAAGGATTAGTTGATGAAATCCTGACACAGATACCCGAAGAAACCATTATCTGGGAAGCGCCCCAAAAAGAGCAACAGGTTTGGTTTATTAAACTCATTGGAGCAAACGTAAACCTGGGTAATATTGCGCCAGCCGAAGTTATTCCGTTGGAAACCATTCGTTTGGGATTAAGGGGGGATACTTTTGATCATTTCTTAAACTTAGGTAAATAA
- a CDS encoding nuclear transport factor 2 family protein, protein MKGSVIFALFWICFGLQAFAQKDEESAIKKAVNNLFTGMKTNDSTLTRSAFATDAVMQTIVNKDGKVNVRTESVNNFIKLIGTPHEDQYDERIVFTKILIDGPLASVWTDYKFYLGDKFSHCGVNSFQLVKGDKGWQIVYIIDTRRKDACN, encoded by the coding sequence ATGAAAGGATCAGTCATTTTTGCCCTGTTTTGGATCTGCTTTGGCCTACAGGCCTTTGCTCAAAAGGATGAAGAAAGCGCCATTAAAAAAGCGGTAAATAATCTTTTTACTGGCATGAAAACCAACGACAGCACCCTAACACGTAGTGCTTTTGCTACTGATGCAGTAATGCAAACCATTGTTAATAAGGATGGGAAAGTGAATGTACGGACCGAGTCGGTTAACAATTTTATCAAGTTAATTGGCACTCCGCATGAGGATCAGTATGATGAACGGATTGTATTTACCAAAATATTAATTGACGGCCCCCTTGCTTCGGTTTGGACGGATTACAAATTTTATCTGGGCGATAAATTCAGCCACTGTGGCGTAAATTCCTTTCAGTTGGTAAAGGGCGATAAAGGCTGGCAGATTGTTTATATTATTGATACAAGAAGGAAGGATGCCTGCAATTAG